One region of Treponema primitia ZAS-1 genomic DNA includes:
- a CDS encoding glycosyltransferase family A protein, protein MNRLVSIITPCYNGENFISRFLNSILNQTYNNIELIIINDGSTDNTRIILESYKEIFINRNVEYIIINQENKGQSEAINQGLKIFSGDYLTWPDSDDILLPNNISSKVAFLENNPEYGLVMGKVGIVNENDLDRRIKILKRKEPIWNDTLFEDLIQDKNVYYTPGGYMVRSSCFLDVNPLRSILPLREIGQNYHMLLPITYKYKCGYLNECIYLYVKRKNSHSHAKRTYEESINVISFEKYALEKIIESLNIQNEKYYLKIIIKKYHHRLLKLAFKNNKQDEFKKQFNILKRMGALTLTDIYLKYRENTLLKLLRHAKKRFRYGRHT, encoded by the coding sequence TTGAATAGGCTTGTAAGTATAATTACCCCATGTTATAATGGCGAAAATTTTATTAGTCGATTTTTAAATTCCATATTAAATCAGACTTATAATAATATTGAATTAATCATTATTAATGATGGGTCTACTGATAATACAAGAATTATTTTAGAATCTTACAAAGAAATATTTATTAATCGAAATGTAGAATATATAATAATAAACCAGGAAAATAAGGGGCAAAGTGAAGCTATAAACCAGGGGCTTAAAATTTTTTCCGGAGATTATCTTACATGGCCGGATTCGGATGATATATTATTACCTAACAATATATCATCAAAGGTTGCTTTCCTGGAAAATAATCCGGAATATGGACTAGTAATGGGAAAAGTTGGGATAGTAAATGAGAATGATTTAGACAGGCGAATTAAAATATTAAAGCGAAAAGAACCCATATGGAATGATACGTTATTTGAAGATTTAATTCAAGACAAGAACGTATATTATACACCAGGTGGGTATATGGTCCGTTCATCTTGCTTTCTGGATGTTAATCCGTTACGTTCTATTTTACCCCTCCGTGAAATAGGGCAGAACTATCACATGCTGCTTCCAATTACATATAAATATAAATGCGGTTATTTGAATGAGTGTATATATTTATATGTAAAAAGAAAGAATAGTCATAGTCATGCAAAAAGAACTTATGAAGAAAGTATAAATGTTATTTCTTTTGAAAAATATGCATTAGAAAAAATAATAGAATCTTTAAATATTCAGAATGAAAAATATTATCTTAAAATAATAATTAAGAAATATCATCATAGGTTATTAAAATTAGCATTTAAAAACAACAAGCAAGATGAATTTAAAAAACAATTTAATATTCTTAAAAGGATGGGTGCTCTGACATTGACTGATATTTATCTTAAGTATAGAGAAAATACTCTTTTAAAACTTCTACGGCATGCAAAAAAAAGATTTAGATATGGTCGGCATACATGA
- a CDS encoding polysaccharide pyruvyl transferase family protein, protein MKIGIMTHWWSKDNYGQLLQCFALQKYLHNIGHEAYLIAYQPYHDYIETPFWIKMLKAFNPVKLWRFAFKKIIRYKINKEQKLNPRGFTEFRKKYIKRTERTYHLYSELCSYPPEADVYIVGSDQVWSFHSLPKAKADNVIKAYCLAFGNDKIKRISYAASFGKDDISDSLLDKISPLLQNFTYISVREKSGIDICKKCGIRQVDMMPDPTLLFDAEVYRSLYLNESIRKQTKPYCLLYILGNKCKLSIKKIAHWAKEKGLNIIYVTGNSKYDKFEKFYATIPEWLYLIDNAEYIITNSYHCAIFSLMFHKKFGIISLVGRHAGMNNRFISLFEQFNIQQRFIAQDIDVIENEINWGNINSKLYAIASSCKLDDIL, encoded by the coding sequence ATGAAAATTGGCATTATGACCCATTGGTGGTCAAAAGATAATTATGGCCAGCTTTTACAATGTTTTGCACTGCAAAAATACTTGCATAATATAGGTCATGAAGCATATTTGATAGCCTATCAACCATATCATGATTATATTGAAACACCATTTTGGATAAAGATGTTAAAGGCATTTAATCCGGTTAAATTATGGAGGTTTGCATTTAAGAAAATTATTCGATACAAAATTAATAAAGAGCAAAAACTTAATCCGCGTGGATTTACTGAATTCAGAAAAAAGTACATTAAGCGGACAGAAAGAACTTACCATTTATATAGCGAACTATGCAGTTATCCTCCGGAAGCTGACGTATATATAGTTGGTTCTGATCAAGTATGGAGTTTCCATAGTTTGCCTAAAGCTAAGGCTGATAATGTAATTAAAGCTTATTGTCTTGCTTTTGGGAATGATAAAATCAAAAGAATATCTTATGCAGCAAGTTTTGGTAAAGATGACATTAGTGATAGCCTTCTTGATAAAATAAGTCCTTTATTGCAAAATTTTACGTATATTTCTGTCCGGGAAAAATCGGGGATTGATATATGTAAAAAATGTGGAATCAGGCAGGTCGACATGATGCCGGATCCCACCCTTTTATTTGATGCAGAGGTATATCGTTCCTTATATTTAAACGAATCTATCCGTAAGCAGACAAAGCCATATTGTCTTTTGTATATTTTAGGGAATAAATGTAAGCTTTCAATAAAAAAGATAGCCCATTGGGCTAAGGAAAAGGGTCTTAATATTATATATGTAACCGGAAATTCAAAATACGATAAATTTGAGAAATTTTATGCAACAATTCCGGAATGGCTTTATTTAATTGATAATGCTGAATATATTATAACTAATTCTTACCATTGCGCTATTTTTTCTCTGATGTTTCATAAAAAATTTGGCATTATTTCTCTAGTTGGAAGACATGCAGGAATGAATAACCGTTTTATATCATTATTTGAACAGTTTAACATTCAGCAAAGATTTATTGCTCAGGACATTGATGTTATAGAAAATGAAATAAACTGGGGCAATATAAATAGTAAATTATATGCGATAGCTTCTTCATGTAAATTAGACGATATTCTTTAA
- a CDS encoding glycosyltransferase family 2 protein, whose amino-acid sequence MPLLSIIVPVYKTEKYLHKCVDSILAQTFTDFECILIDDGSPDTCREICDGYALKDCRIIVIHQKNAGVSAARNAGLDIARGEWIGFVDSDDWCDSGMFEFLINNAKKYNADISICGANKFRENGKFYYYMSKKYPDIIMSGNEAILKMFSATYFSTTPWNKLVNKKCFYYNNTVIRYDESILFLEDGLILYFLFKNSEKIVYSSIPYYNYLFRSDSVTQIPYKSGIADSVLTNFIAFKKMLAVETDSIVRHKLMAAEGSKAVNYCLFHIKNNLSTNNDNFIFLKEIIRKDILFIITDKTIGNKRKIFSFLIFFPFIISNYYKIKRCLKKV is encoded by the coding sequence GTGCCCCTGTTGTCTATAATTGTTCCAGTATATAAGACTGAAAAATATTTACACAAGTGTGTTGATAGTATTCTCGCTCAGACCTTTACAGATTTTGAGTGTATTCTGATTGATGATGGTTCTCCTGACACTTGTCGTGAAATTTGTGATGGATATGCTTTAAAGGACTGTCGGATTATAGTTATTCACCAGAAAAACGCAGGAGTTTCTGCGGCAAGAAATGCCGGATTGGATATTGCCCGTGGAGAATGGATAGGGTTTGTTGACAGTGATGATTGGTGCGATTCTGGGATGTTTGAATTCCTTATTAATAATGCAAAAAAGTATAATGCTGACATCTCTATATGTGGTGCGAACAAATTCAGAGAGAATGGTAAATTCTATTATTACATGTCTAAAAAATACCCCGATATCATTATGAGTGGTAACGAGGCAATATTAAAAATGTTCTCGGCGACATATTTTTCAACAACACCATGGAATAAATTGGTGAATAAAAAATGCTTTTATTATAATAATACAGTTATCCGATATGATGAGTCTATTCTATTTTTGGAAGATGGTCTTATTTTGTATTTTTTATTCAAAAACTCAGAAAAAATAGTCTATTCTTCAATTCCATACTACAATTATTTATTTCGTTCCGATTCGGTGACACAAATACCCTACAAAAGTGGGATAGCAGATTCCGTATTGACTAACTTTATTGCTTTTAAAAAAATGCTGGCAGTTGAAACCGATAGTATTGTAAGACATAAATTAATGGCGGCCGAGGGGAGTAAGGCAGTAAATTATTGTTTGTTTCATATAAAGAATAATCTTTCAACTAACAATGATAATTTCATTTTTTTAAAAGAAATAATAAGAAAAGACATTCTTTTCATTATTACTGACAAAACCATTGGTAATAAAAGAAAAATATTTAGTTTTCTAATTTTTTTTCCATTTATTATTTCAAACTATTATAAAATAAAAAGATGTTTAAAAAAGGTATAA
- a CDS encoding Stealth CR1 domain-containing protein yields the protein MEIDFVVLWVDGADPEWINSFNKYSEKRNVSFDSTIDISKKRYDDNGLLRYWFRGIEENAPWVHKVFFITSGQKPSWLNTNHKKICWVKHEDYISQEYLPVFNCNPLEVNLHRIKGLSDTFVYFNDDMYLINPIKENFFFRGGLPRDHAILNAIEPRFWGHIFVNNLIEINKYFKKHKSIVHNLFKWFNIQYGIHMLRTIVLLPWPKFNSFLVSHMPQAYLKSTYNEVWDHCEHILHATSTHRFRTIGDANQYIFRFWQLAKGTFSPSPFMIGKRFFNITEKNINAIEQAVKNKSVKEICLNELDDSPSCFERLQDILEKKFPVKSSFEL from the coding sequence ATGGAAATAGATTTTGTAGTTCTCTGGGTAGACGGCGCCGATCCAGAATGGATTAATTCATTCAATAAATATTCTGAAAAGAGGAATGTATCTTTTGACAGCACGATAGATATAAGTAAAAAAAGGTATGATGATAACGGTCTATTGCGCTATTGGTTTCGCGGTATTGAGGAGAATGCTCCCTGGGTACATAAGGTATTTTTTATAACCAGTGGACAGAAACCTTCGTGGCTTAATACTAACCATAAAAAAATATGTTGGGTGAAGCATGAAGATTATATTTCCCAGGAATACCTGCCTGTTTTTAATTGCAATCCGCTTGAAGTGAACTTACATCGTATAAAAGGTCTGTCAGACACCTTTGTTTACTTTAATGACGATATGTATTTAATCAATCCAATAAAGGAGAATTTCTTTTTTAGAGGGGGTCTTCCCCGGGATCATGCTATTCTTAATGCCATTGAGCCGAGATTTTGGGGACACATATTTGTTAATAATTTAATAGAAATAAATAAGTATTTTAAAAAGCATAAATCCATCGTACATAATTTATTTAAATGGTTTAATATCCAATATGGAATACATATGCTTCGCACAATAGTATTATTGCCATGGCCAAAATTTAACAGTTTTCTAGTTTCACACATGCCGCAAGCATATTTGAAAAGCACCTATAACGAAGTATGGGACCATTGCGAACATATATTGCATGCCACATCAACGCATAGATTCAGAACAATCGGTGATGCAAATCAATATATATTTCGTTTTTGGCAGTTAGCGAAGGGTACTTTTAGTCCAAGTCCGTTTATGATTGGGAAGCGATTTTTTAATATAACGGAAAAAAATATTAATGCGATCGAGCAGGCGGTTAAAAATAAGAGTGTCAAAGAGATATGCCTTAATGAATTGGACGATTCGCCAAGTTGTTTTGAACGATTACAGGATATACTGGAAAAGAAATTCCCCGTAAAATCAAGCTTTGAATTATAA
- a CDS encoding glycosyltransferase — protein sequence MTKILIVGIHNAVGGIEKILHDYITTISNDAIVFAFINMYDKISFQEAYEQRGYPVYKLPNMNRHPLKYAVAFTRLCADERFDIIHVNMMSAANILPLVIARQIQCKVIIAHSHNTDTVGIARHILHAVNRPFIKAFATDYFACSADAGQYIFGKNSAFEIIHNAINIERFVYRKITRKTVRDQLNIPDNAYVIGHVGRFSKQKNHAVLIEIFCRILNKQENAVLLLVGKGEDQQKIKNMAKNLGIDTNVIFYGPSNTVHDLYSAMDVFVFPSLFEGLPVVGIEAQCAGLPVFASNTVSKQMQVSDLVVWLDLKDGPEKWADTILEHIPHHERKDMSSTLTNAGYNIKIESKKLESKYLELAKR from the coding sequence ATGACAAAGATACTTATAGTTGGCATACATAACGCGGTCGGTGGAATAGAAAAGATACTACATGATTATATTACTACTATATCAAATGATGCCATTGTGTTTGCTTTTATTAATATGTATGACAAAATATCGTTCCAGGAAGCATACGAACAAAGGGGTTATCCCGTTTATAAATTGCCAAACATGAACCGGCATCCGTTAAAATATGCGGTTGCATTTACACGATTATGTGCAGATGAGCGTTTTGACATTATCCATGTGAACATGATGTCCGCGGCTAATATACTCCCGCTGGTAATCGCCAGGCAGATACAATGTAAAGTAATAATAGCCCATTCACACAACACTGACACCGTGGGCATCGCAAGACACATCCTTCATGCTGTTAACAGACCTTTTATAAAAGCATTTGCAACTGATTATTTTGCTTGCTCCGCCGATGCTGGTCAATATATCTTTGGTAAGAATAGTGCATTTGAGATAATTCATAATGCCATTAATATAGAACGATTTGTGTACCGTAAAATCACCCGGAAAACGGTCAGGGATCAATTAAATATTCCTGATAACGCATATGTTATAGGACATGTGGGAAGATTTTCGAAACAAAAGAACCATGCGGTTCTTATTGAAATATTTTGCAGGATTTTAAACAAGCAAGAGAATGCGGTTTTATTGTTGGTGGGAAAAGGAGAAGATCAGCAAAAAATAAAAAACATGGCGAAAAATCTGGGAATAGATACTAACGTCATCTTTTACGGCCCATCGAATACCGTACATGATCTTTATTCAGCCATGGATGTTTTTGTCTTTCCTTCGCTGTTTGAAGGTCTTCCGGTAGTTGGGATAGAAGCGCAATGCGCTGGTCTTCCTGTATTTGCCTCAAACACGGTTTCGAAGCAAATGCAGGTTTCCGATTTAGTTGTCTGGCTTGATTTAAAAGACGGACCGGAAAAATGGGCGGATACAATTCTGGAGCATATACCCCATCATGAAAGAAAAGATATGTCCAGTACCTTAACCAATGCCGGTTATAATATTAAAATCGAGAGTAAAAAGCTGGAAAGCAAATACCTTGAGCTGGCAAAAAGATAA
- the glf gene encoding UDP-galactopyranose mutase, with amino-acid sequence MSYDYLLVGSGLFSAVFSAEAIKRKKTCLVIDKRPHIGGNVYTEKLHGITVHQYGPHIFHTGKKGIWQYINQFAEFNHFVNSPVANFHGQMYNLPFNMNTFSQIWPDVTASEQAKRRIAEQSSSMAGKTPQNLEEQAIALVGTDIYEKLIKGYTEKQWGRSCAKLPSSIIKRLPLRFTYNNNYFSDPCQGMPIGGYTPIIEKMLQGCDVQVSADYFSDRNYFSKSAGTVIYTGMIDEYYDYCFGELEYRSLHFDTEELAVENFQGNAVVNYTDEETPYTRIIEHKHFEFGTQPNTVITHEYPVAWKHGDEPYYPINDEKNSVLYQKYADRASNEKHILFGGRLGMYAYLDMDDTIAAALSLAKRVL; translated from the coding sequence ATGTCCTATGATTATCTCCTTGTAGGTAGCGGGCTTTTTTCGGCGGTTTTTTCGGCAGAAGCAATTAAGCGAAAGAAAACATGTCTTGTAATTGATAAGCGGCCTCACATCGGCGGGAATGTATATACAGAAAAACTGCACGGTATAACGGTTCACCAGTATGGGCCGCACATATTCCACACAGGCAAAAAGGGAATATGGCAGTATATAAACCAGTTTGCAGAGTTTAACCATTTTGTAAACAGCCCGGTCGCGAATTTTCATGGGCAGATGTATAATCTCCCTTTTAACATGAATACTTTCAGCCAAATCTGGCCTGATGTGACTGCCTCTGAACAAGCTAAACGCCGTATTGCTGAACAGTCTTCATCAATGGCTGGGAAGACTCCGCAAAACCTTGAGGAACAGGCAATAGCACTGGTTGGTACTGACATTTATGAGAAACTGATAAAAGGATACACTGAAAAACAATGGGGGCGTTCCTGCGCCAAGCTGCCGTCGTCTATAATAAAACGGCTGCCATTGCGTTTTACCTATAACAATAATTATTTTTCTGATCCCTGCCAGGGAATGCCAATTGGCGGGTACACGCCAATAATTGAAAAGATGCTTCAGGGATGCGATGTGCAAGTTTCCGCCGATTATTTTTCTGACAGAAACTACTTCAGCAAGTCCGCTGGAACAGTTATTTACACTGGCATGATAGACGAATACTACGATTATTGTTTTGGCGAATTGGAATACCGGAGCCTGCATTTTGACACGGAGGAACTGGCCGTAGAAAATTTTCAGGGGAATGCAGTGGTCAATTATACGGATGAGGAAACGCCCTATACAAGAATAATAGAACACAAACATTTTGAATTTGGTACTCAGCCAAACACGGTGATTACCCACGAATATCCGGTAGCATGGAAACATGGGGACGAACCATATTATCCAATAAATGATGAGAAGAATTCAGTATTGTATCAGAAATATGCAGACCGCGCATCGAATGAAAAACATATTCTTTTTGGCGGCAGACTGGGCATGTATGCGTATTTAGATATGGATGACACCATTGCCGCCGCATTAAGCTTGGCAAAAAGGGTTCTGTAG
- a CDS encoding glycosyltransferase family 2 protein, translated as MISEGLVSVITPNYNGSRFIAETIESVLAQTYSKWEMIIIDDGSTDHSVTIIQEYVQKDPRIVLLQQENAGSASARNKGIRHANGQYICLLDADDIWELNFLESQIHFLKEKKAAVVFASYKLINEQSKDIRLPVLARPSITYRQMLVTNFIGCLTGLYDRTKYGKIYLREELKSLRDDYAYWLDIMKQSDIAYGNLEILAKYRVRRASTTGKKLALIKAQFAFYKNYLRFGYWQSLLNTVYWGFCGFSKFSK; from the coding sequence TTGATTAGCGAAGGATTAGTTTCTGTTATTACGCCTAATTACAATGGATCAAGATTCATTGCTGAAACGATAGAAAGTGTTCTTGCTCAAACATACAGCAAATGGGAAATGATCATTATTGATGATGGATCAACGGATCACAGCGTTACGATAATACAGGAATATGTTCAGAAGGACCCGCGAATTGTTTTATTGCAGCAAGAAAATGCTGGTTCTGCTTCAGCGAGAAACAAGGGGATTCGCCATGCAAACGGCCAGTATATATGCTTGCTTGATGCCGATGATATATGGGAATTGAATTTTCTTGAAAGCCAAATTCATTTCCTGAAAGAAAAGAAAGCGGCGGTAGTGTTTGCCTCATATAAACTGATAAACGAACAGTCGAAAGATATCAGGCTGCCCGTCTTAGCCCGGCCTTCGATAACGTACAGGCAAATGTTGGTGACTAATTTTATTGGATGCCTAACTGGTTTGTATGATAGAACAAAATACGGGAAAATATATTTGAGGGAGGAGCTAAAGAGCCTGAGGGATGATTATGCCTATTGGCTGGATATAATGAAGCAGTCTGATATCGCATATGGAAACCTTGAAATACTGGCTAAATACCGTGTGCGCAGAGCATCTACCACGGGAAAGAAGCTGGCACTTATTAAAGCGCAGTTTGCCTTTTATAAAAACTATCTTAGATTTGGATATTGGCAGAGCCTTCTCAATACAGTTTATTGGGGGTTTTGTGGGTTTTCTAAGTTTAGCAAATAA
- a CDS encoding sugar transferase, translated as MKISRKKRQLLIALIDIILLIAAIYLALLIRDWKIPSYHRFQRHFGYFIPIIAAWIISLYTAGLYSLEVPYTGYRALSRIALCALLCLLIGFAFFYLNLQARVVPKTILAIYSALAFFLLAIWRWIFNKVTLTYFSSTDIAFAGINDAVIDVLNNSHNFSYMSYTARFFYDENYPEDRFCNVPVIRDPAVFVSNIREYKIQTVVILNEKNISSSIQTILFDLLQHHITFISLPDFYELYLRRIPVGTINELWFLKSIDFNAKNIYQFIKRLGDIFLALCLLTVSLPFWPFMMLIIKLESPGPVFFKQTRTGYLGKQFAIVKFRTMSVADNAHEPTKRNDSRVTVFGRFLRRTRIDEIPQFFNILKGEMSFIGPRPERPELIAELEQEIPFYRQRLLVKPGVSGWDQVSGEYHSPSKEDTYKKLQYDLYYIKNVSFFLDVSIFCKTLVIVCIQAGV; from the coding sequence ATGAAAATATCGCGGAAGAAACGGCAATTATTGATAGCGCTTATTGATATCATCCTGCTTATCGCGGCGATATATCTGGCCTTGCTGATACGGGACTGGAAAATACCCTCTTACCACCGGTTCCAGCGCCATTTTGGTTATTTTATTCCGATTATTGCAGCCTGGATAATCAGCCTGTATACCGCCGGGCTCTATTCACTAGAAGTGCCCTATACCGGATACCGGGCCTTATCCCGTATCGCCCTTTGCGCACTTTTATGCCTCTTAATCGGGTTTGCATTTTTTTATCTGAACCTGCAGGCCAGAGTTGTGCCAAAAACTATTTTGGCAATCTATTCCGCCCTTGCCTTTTTTCTTCTGGCCATATGGCGTTGGATTTTCAACAAAGTTACGCTTACCTATTTTTCCAGCACTGACATAGCCTTTGCCGGCATAAATGATGCGGTAATTGATGTGCTGAACAATTCCCATAATTTTTCATACATGAGTTATACGGCGCGGTTTTTTTATGACGAAAATTATCCCGAAGACCGGTTCTGCAACGTTCCGGTCATACGGGACCCTGCAGTATTTGTCAGCAATATTAGGGAATATAAGATACAGACCGTGGTTATTCTTAATGAGAAGAATATATCATCGTCCATCCAAACTATCCTGTTTGATCTTTTGCAGCATCATATTACATTTATCAGTCTGCCTGATTTTTATGAGTTGTATCTGCGGCGAATCCCCGTTGGCACCATAAACGAGCTATGGTTTTTAAAAAGCATCGATTTTAATGCCAAAAATATATACCAATTTATTAAACGGCTGGGTGATATTTTTTTAGCCCTTTGTCTGCTGACCGTTTCCCTGCCGTTCTGGCCATTCATGATGCTTATAATAAAGCTTGAAAGCCCCGGTCCGGTATTTTTCAAGCAGACCCGTACAGGTTATTTGGGGAAGCAGTTTGCTATTGTGAAGTTCCGCACCATGAGTGTGGCCGATAACGCCCACGAACCCACAAAACGAAATGATTCACGGGTAACCGTATTTGGCAGATTCCTGAGGCGAACACGGATAGACGAAATTCCTCAGTTTTTCAACATACTAAAAGGTGAGATGAGCTTTATCGGCCCCCGCCCCGAGCGGCCAGAATTGATTGCGGAATTAGAGCAGGAAATCCCGTTCTACCGCCAGCGGTTATTGGTAAAGCCCGGAGTGTCAGGGTGGGACCAGGTGTCCGGGGAATATCATTCGCCATCCAAAGAAGACACCTACAAAAAGCTACAATACGACTTGTATTACATCAAAAATGTATCGTTCTTCTTGGATGTATCTATCTTTTGTAAGACCTTGGTAATTGTGTGTATCCAAGCGGGCGTATAG
- a CDS encoding acyltransferase family protein: MQARNGNNQLITDSPIKSIQLARAIAAVSVVYEHCTIAGDYKFTKAGSFGVDIFFIISGFIITYIVLKTPADFFIKRVMRVVPLYIIATVLTTLTVLIFPSLIRKITVSLSGFIKSILFIPYKENRGIPILGQGWTLNYEMFFYVVMSLCILFVKNKKYLPIACGSILVLFLIITNTTGAGSNIYIIKYYRKGLFPEFIYGIALYYFYTYCVKRIANKAYEFNRKALIKIIMLIIIAAGSYIFLIYSNASGSHFSKNRNIYYGIPSLLLVTSLLLLEDYIGNNIVIKIFLKIGEASYVMYLFHYHIIAFFSRIVFPVVLGNHRVFTIELIKLIFAIVMTIVISIVLFEFVDKPIQNYLKKVLKRQRSKNFKLAGV, encoded by the coding sequence ATGCAGGCCCGCAATGGAAACAATCAGCTAATAACTGATTCCCCGATAAAAAGCATTCAATTGGCAAGGGCTATTGCTGCAGTAAGTGTGGTTTATGAGCATTGTACAATAGCAGGAGATTATAAATTTACCAAAGCGGGATCATTTGGCGTTGATATCTTTTTTATCATCAGCGGTTTTATTATTACATATATTGTGTTAAAAACGCCAGCGGATTTTTTTATCAAGCGGGTTATGAGGGTAGTGCCTTTATATATTATCGCTACTGTTTTGACGACATTGACGGTACTAATTTTTCCTAGTTTAATACGTAAAATCACGGTAAGCTTATCCGGGTTTATAAAATCTATTTTGTTTATTCCCTATAAAGAAAATCGGGGTATTCCAATATTAGGCCAGGGTTGGACACTTAATTATGAAATGTTTTTTTATGTGGTTATGTCCCTGTGTATTCTGTTTGTGAAGAATAAGAAATATTTACCAATAGCCTGCGGTTCTATTCTTGTATTGTTCCTTATCATAACCAATACGACAGGCGCCGGTTCAAATATTTATATAATAAAATATTATCGAAAAGGATTGTTTCCTGAATTTATATATGGGATTGCATTGTATTATTTTTATACTTATTGTGTAAAACGAATAGCAAATAAAGCGTATGAATTTAATCGTAAGGCGCTGATAAAAATAATAATGCTTATCATCATTGCTGCTGGAAGTTATATTTTTTTAATATATAGCAATGCTTCAGGATCTCATTTCTCTAAAAATAGAAATATTTATTATGGAATTCCTTCTTTACTATTAGTGACTTCCTTGCTCTTATTGGAAGATTATATAGGAAATAATATCGTTATCAAAATATTTCTTAAAATAGGGGAAGCAAGCTATGTAATGTATCTTTTCCATTATCATATTATTGCGTTCTTTTCCCGCATCGTTTTTCCGGTAGTATTAGGGAATCACCGCGTGTTTACTATAGAATTAATAAAATTAATTTTTGCTATTGTCATGACTATTGTTATAAGCATTGTTTTGTTTGAATTTGTTGATAAGCCAATACAAAACTATCTAAAGAAAGTATTGAAAAGGCAACGATCAAAGAATTTTAAATTGGCAGGCGTATAA
- the rfbF gene encoding glucose-1-phosphate cytidylyltransferase, translating to MKVVILAGGFGTRLSEETGLRPKPMVEIGGRPILWHIMKTYSYWGFNEFVILTGYLSHVIKDYFLNYYTRYSDITVDMETNTVEVHQHRNEPWKVTMLYTGPDTMTGGRLLRAQEFLGSERFMLTYGDGVSDVNIPALLASHEKAGKRVTVTAIQPVGKFGSLDIDGGNLVRSFMEKPEDGGTWINGGFFVMEPDIFRYLDDGDKTILERTPLERLAGEGQLNAYKHTGFWKAMDTLNDKNILTGMWTKGEAPWALWIK from the coding sequence ATGAAAGTAGTTATCCTAGCCGGTGGCTTTGGTACTCGGCTGTCAGAAGAGACCGGTCTACGCCCTAAGCCCATGGTGGAAATCGGCGGCCGACCTATCCTCTGGCATATCATGAAGACCTACTCCTATTGGGGCTTCAACGAGTTTGTAATACTCACCGGCTATCTGTCCCATGTTATTAAAGATTATTTCCTGAATTACTACACCCGGTATTCGGATATCACCGTGGACATGGAAACCAACACGGTGGAGGTCCACCAGCACCGCAATGAGCCCTGGAAAGTTACCATGCTCTACACCGGGCCCGACACCATGACCGGGGGACGGCTCCTGCGGGCCCAGGAGTTTTTGGGTAGTGAGCGGTTCATGCTGACCTACGGCGACGGGGTGAGTGATGTAAATATCCCGGCGCTGCTGGCAAGCCATGAAAAAGCCGGGAAGCGCGTAACCGTAACGGCAATACAGCCGGTGGGTAAATTTGGTTCCCTGGATATTGACGGGGGGAATCTGGTCCGGTCTTTCATGGAAAAACCTGAGGACGGGGGAACCTGGATAAACGGCGGTTTCTTTGTAATGGAACCGGATATATTCCGGTACCTTGATGACGGGGATAAGACTATCCTGGAACGCACTCCCCTTGAGCGGCTCGCCGGCGAGGGACAACTCAATGCCTATAAACACACCGGGTTCTGGAAAGCCATGGATACCCTGAACGATAAAAACATTCTGACCGGGATGTGGACGAAGGGAGAAGCCCCCTGGGCGTTATGGATAAAATAG